A stretch of Chloroflexota bacterium DNA encodes these proteins:
- a CDS encoding HAD hydrolase-like protein, giving the protein MINVVDVYVKAYLRAMKSVYDIDGQPTHMHSGHTQPSIIRMICEDMGLSSDVINAGLKRAVEILTDTTITLLADDLRPAVLPGVVEVLDALKQAGHALALVTGTVSRSARVILERSGLQRYFPVGAFGDEGNERVALLHLAIDRATRTYGLEPDHRRLVVVGDSPRDIQAGKALHARVIAVATGYHTPDMLAQYNPDAILLDFSDRQIALKAILGEHQEFT; this is encoded by the coding sequence TTGATTAACGTCGTCGATGTTTATGTTAAGGCTTACCTTAGGGCAATGAAGAGTGTATATGATATCGATGGCCAACCTACACATATGCATTCGGGACATACCCAGCCCAGTATCATTCGCATGATCTGCGAAGACATGGGTCTAAGTTCCGATGTGATAAATGCAGGCCTCAAAAGGGCGGTGGAGATCCTGACGGACACAACTATTACACTCTTGGCTGATGACCTGCGACCAGCGGTGTTGCCTGGCGTTGTAGAGGTTCTCGATGCACTCAAGCAGGCAGGACATGCACTGGCGCTTGTTACAGGCACGGTGAGCAGGAGTGCTCGTGTCATTCTCGAGCGATCAGGATTGCAACGTTACTTCCCAGTTGGTGCATTCGGGGATGAGGGTAACGAGCGGGTGGCGTTGCTTCATCTGGCGATTGACAGAGCAACTCGCACTTACGGCCTTGAGCCGGATCATCGTAGACTTGTGGTTGTCGGCGACTCTCCCCGGGATATCCAGGCGGGAAAGGCATTACATGCTCGGGTGATAGCAGTTGCGACTGGCTATCATACGCCAGATATGCTGGCTCAGTACAACCCCGACGCGATACTATTAGACTTCAGCGACCGACAGATTGCTTTAAAGGCGATCCTAGGTGAGCACCAGGAGTTTA